A segment of the Globicephala melas chromosome 18, mGloMel1.2, whole genome shotgun sequence genome:
CAGAAGTCATGCTGTGCGCTTACGgttttgaaaatactgaaaaaacaaCAGATTTTTCAAAATACGTTCAAACCAAAGATGTGCACAATGCCTGAAGCACGTCTGAGTATCGCGTTTGAACCTCGCTGCCGTCCTAACTGTGCAGCCCTTTTACGCCAAAGTTGAAACTGCTCTCATGAAAGTGCCTGGTGTTACCTGTTGGAACCGAGAtctagaagaaagaaacaaaaggaactaTTTTCATCAACCCCCCATTTGAATGCCACCCCTAATGTGAAGTTGTCTTGCCACTGTTATTTTGGTCCTCTTCACGTCTTAGAAGGATTCCCAGTACGTGGAAACAGGAAAGAGTATTTCCTTATTAAATATCCGTTCTTCTCTCCTATCTAAGTAACTTGCTTCTCTGGGTGAAAGAAGGAAtgtctactttttctcctttggatGCAAGCAAgcgaaatattttttaattgaagtgtagttgatttacaatattgtattagtttcaggtatacagcaaagtgattcatatatatatatatatacacatacatacatatattctttttttattcttttccattatagattattacaagatactgaatatagctccctgtgttatataataaatccttgttgtttatctattttatatatagtagtatgtatctgttaatcccatactcctaatttatccctctccccacttcccctttggtaagcataagtttgttttctatgtctgtgagtctgtttctgttttgtaaataagttcgtttgtactactttttagattccacatataagtgatatcatataatatttgtctttctcatctttttgtttgtttgttttgagagaaaaggaagggtTCTTCAAAAACCAGGAATGCAGTAGGTACATCTTCAGAGTGATGGAGCTGTAAAAGGTAGAGTGAAAACCAAGGTCCCAAGGGTTTAGAGCTTCATACATAACATTTTCACACAAGACGCTGGCTCAAATGTCTCTGACCTATGTGACATAGCGTGACatgtgcattttattattttcttaaaagcatcaaacagaacaaatattttcttcctcatcATGAGCTTATGGATGTTTCTAACATCATCATTAAATAGCATTCTTTCCATTTCACAGCTAGAGAAAATGAGGCCCACTCCTCATGCAGGGCCCTAACAGAGCTCAGCCTGGGCTCCACAGACCCAGCCAGGTGACCACTGCCTTGAAGAGACACCTTCAAACACAACCACCATTGATAAGCAGGCACATGATCCCTGTCCAGTGAGACATCAAGTCTATCCCGGAGGACCTGGTTCACATACCAGCCAACCATCCATGGTGACAGAGCAAGGccttagagagagagacagcccaACTGGTTCCACTATTTTATCAGAAAAAAGGAGACAACAGTGCCTACGTTCCAGGACTGTAGCAGAGATCATATGAGATAACACATTTAAAGCAAAGCAAAGAGATCATTAATGGTTAGAGGTAATAAACAATAATAGTAATCATAGAAAGAGCCTGGCAAAAGAGAGCTGCTcctccacgcaccgcaactactgaaacccacgcgctgtagggcccgcgtgccgcaactactaagcctgtgcgcctagagctcgCGCtacgcaataagagaagccaccgcaatgagaagcccacgcaccgcaaggaagagtagaccccgctcgccgcaactagagaaagcctgcgtgcagcgacgaagacccaatgcagccaaaaaataaatttaaaaaaaagagagagagagctgctCTTATTATGATCATCCTGGTGTGTCTCCCCTTTGGTGGGCTAAATTTCAGTAGGATCCACATCTCTCAAATATTCTCTTCCACAGAAAAGCATTAAACAGACAAATGAGTACAACAAATGTCTGTGATCCATTCTTAGCGGCAATTAAGACACATCTTATGCGTCCTTAAGAAATCACTATCTAGATACACACTGCTTCTGCCAGGACTATTTCTAACCTGCCTCGTGGAGGCCAAACTACACAGTTATAGAAAAGACTAATGTCATCTGAGCCTTCTTTACACCCTCCCATTTACCTCTCTAACCACCAAACTAAGGGTTAGTTTAACAGTtaacaacaaaagcagaaaacaaagtacacacacataccctaAGAAAAACTACAGACTATTCCAAATATCTCCCCCCAAACTGTTAAGAATGTGTTTCGAGTGCCTTTTCTTTGAGGCCTCTGAAAACAGATCCCAGATCTGAAACCCTACCCAGGGGGAGTTGCAATCACCCATGAATGGGTGAGCTCAGACCGTATTCTAGCCAAATGCAGCTGTGGTTTAGAAAGGAGCTGTTCTTTGCAAGACAGCGGCACCGGACAGACTGTGCCAGCTTTCTTTCCCACGGGGGAGAGAATTTGTACTTGATGAATAACTTGCTCCATGCCCCAGTAGAAGGAGACATATTTAAGTTTGGCTACAGACATAGAgacaaatttcaaaattttttagaCTTCTCTTTGAAATTGAAAATAAGCGGTCTGGTCATTAGCAACAAAGTCCAAACATACTGAACGGAAAATTAACAGCATACGATTCCATTCCCTTTCACCTCAAAAGCTGCAATTATTTCTAACGCTTGGGCAGGGCTGCCAAGAAAAGTCAAGCTGGAACTCAAGTTTCTGACTCAAAGCCTGAACTGGGTGGCGAGTGTCCTTTATTCCTTTTCAGAAGGACAGCTCATGTGTAAGCCTAGGACTGTATCTTTGCCCTGTAACAAGGGGGAGCTTTGGATTTCAAAAGAAGGGAATCACAAGGAAAggtcattgtttttatttccagagtCAAGGACAACAAAGGGAGTGACATTCACGCTTGTATCCCATCTAGGGAATGAAGCCTTAAGAATTAcccagaaatgtttaaaattcacTTTGAAAAATAGGAAGTAATCCAGGTTGGGTAAAACACCAGTCACATAATACTGAAAAGTCACCCGATTTGCCATTTGATGCCTGAAAAGGTATCCAAAATCCTATCGGGACATTCGAGTTCCTGGAAAAAATGGTCTCTCTTTGTAACAAGGTTGTTTAGGACAGAGAGACGCGGGGGGTAGTCGTCACTATGAGCAAAGTCACCAGAAAGCAGCTCTGGGCCCATCTGCTCTCTGCCCACCCCCAACTGGGTGGGGAGTCAGAGCCAGCCGTCCACGTGATGGACCTGCTTGAAGGATGAGGGACACTTTCTAAATACTTGAACTCAGCAGTGCCAGGGATTCTTTCAAAACTTCGGGCAGTGTAGCAACAAGTCTGGGAGCTCAGGGCCAGAAGAAAGTGCAAGTGTTTCAAAAATCTAAGAACGGGAGCTTATGAAATCTTTCCTGGTTTCACAAATATGTCCATATTGTGCCCTCCCATGCGCCCCGACCCCATGCCTGTAGCACTTGCTCCACAACCTCTGAAGATACGgctgagagggaaaagaaggggaaaggagaggaggtcGGGGAGCCGCGGGAAGGCCTGGCTGGGGTCCCAGGAGTCCTACCGCTTCGACCCTCCTGCGTCCTGACACCTGCCGGAGGCAGGTAGACCAGCCTGCCCTCCAAGAGCCTTCCCGAGACCATCCTCAGAGGTTTTGCCCCCGCCGGGCCTGCAGCCCCGGAGACGCCTAGAGTCCTAGAGACCGCGCTGAGCTTTGGGGCTATAACCCCGCCCGGCCCCGATAAGCAAGCTGAGCCCCGAGCCCAGAGCGCTCCTCCGCGGGCCGGGTACGGGGAGTCCCCAGGGCTCCGGCACCTTCCCCGGCGGGGCCACACTTACTCTCCGAGTCGCTGAAGCCGCTGCTGTCGCTGACGCTGGCGCTGCTCCGCCGCTTCATGCGCTCCAGGTGCTCTTCGTAGTGGAAGTGGCGCTCGTGGAAGGGCGACGCGAAGTCGGCCAGCACCGCATCAAACTCGCACAGCGCGTCGCTCAGGTCCCCCGCGTCGGCCGAGTCCAAGgccggggctggggagggacGGCGGGCTcaggtgagggtggggtggggcggccGTCCCACCCCGGGCCCGGCAGGGGCCGCACGGTTCCCAAGGATCGCTAACTAACGCTGACCGCGCGCTGGCCCGGGGACAGCCCGGCTGTCGCTGCCCGTTGCTCGCTGTTATCTTTTAAtactcaccaccaccccctgaaGTGCGCCTTGGTGTCGCGCCCGTTTTCGAGATAAAGAAAGTGAGCCTCGACCCGGGGAAGTTGCAGGCCAAAGGTCACGCATCTAAGTGACACAGCCCAACTCTTTCCCACGCGCTGTCGGGGACTCTTCCCCGCGTTCGCTCCCCGGGGGCGCGTGTGAACCGGGTGGCGGTGGGAGGACTGAGTCAGGATGCGCCCGTGACGTGTCGGGCTCGGACCCCCAGCCCCGCGTGGGGAGGAGGCTGAACCCGCCCCGGGGCAGAGTCCCGAcggtgaggctgggggagggatgaaaCGAGACGACGCGGGATTCCGCTTCTTTCGCGCAAGGCCCCGGCTTTAAGGAGACCCCCACTCACTTGCGGCCGCGGCGGCCGCGGGGCTGCCCTGCACGGCTGGCGGCTTCATGGGCGGGCTAGGCCCGGCGCGCGTCGGGGAGTCCTGCGAGGTCTGGGCGCGGGATCGTGCAGGCGCTCCCGCTGAGGCCGTCCGTCCCCTCTCCTCGTCCCGCTCTGCCTGTCCCCTAGTCCGGCTGCGCTCCCGCCGCGCAGCTGCCTGCGCCGTCCGCCCGCCAGATCTTTCCCGGGCCGCAGCCACCAGCAGTCCCAAGGTCTTATAGCcgcgggcgggggcgggccggggcggggccacGGGAGCCTGGCCGCCGGGTCTGTCCCTGTCGCCGCGCCAGAGACGCCCCTGTCCCCCAGGCACCGCCCTCGCCACGCGCCCGCTGGGGAACCGCAGTGACGCGGAGTCGCCGGAGCCCAGGTTACAGCCCCAAATATTTACCCGCCGCCTTCCCCGCGCGCCCTGACAACGCGCCCCACGAAAGTAGCTTTGACGACACCAAGGCCCCAAAGGGTTTAGGGCTGGTGTTCGGCTGATTCCCGCCCTGTGCCCTGAAGCTCcacgagcctcagtttcctcatttgtgaaatggaaatgCTGAGCCTCCTGGGTTTGTTGCGAAGAATAAAGTAGGCGAAAGCCGTGGAAGACCCAGACCCATATGGGAGCCGCAGAGGGAGTCTCCCGCGCGTCTCCTCCCCATTGGCCCCGAGGGACTTGAGGGTTGCGGGCGGACAGAATAGAGAGGGTAGGGGGCCAGAGGGACAGAAGTCGGTGGAGTCCAGGAGTTGACGAACCTTCATTGTTCCCATCCCCG
Coding sequences within it:
- the RGCC gene encoding regulator of cell cycle RGCC; translation: MKPPAVQGSPAAAAAATPALDSADAGDLSDALCEFDAVLADFASPFHERHFHYEEHLERMKRRSSASVSDSSGFSDSESADSLYRNSFSFSDEKLNSPTDSTPALLSPAVPPRKAKLGDTKELEDFIADLDRTLASM